GGTCGACGAGGAAGTTGCTCATCTCGTCGACGCCCGCCGCGCACACGACGTCGCAGGCGTCCGACGCGAGCAGGTCCCACGCCGCCGCGATCGCGGACTCGCCCGACGCCTCGTGCTCGGCGACGCAGAGGTTCGGACCCTCGATGCCGAGCTCGATCGCCGCGTAGCCCGCGGCCGCGTTGAGCACGAGGTTCGGAAACAGCATCGGCTGCGCCGCGCCGAGGCCGTTCGTGAGCACGCGGTCGAGGTAGATCTCCGTCTCGCGCTGGTTGCCGTACGCCGAGCCGACGACGAGCGCGGTGCGCGGCCGCGCGTCCTCCGCGAGCGGCTCGAGCGCCGCGTCCGCAAATGCTTGACGCACGGCCGCGACCAGCATGCGCGAGCACCAGTCCATCCGGCGCAGGTGCGGCGAGCGCACGTGCTCGCGCGGACGAAAGCCGCGCACCCAGCCGGCGCGGCCGAGCGCCGGAAGCGGATTCGGATCGACGCCGGTCGCGAGCCGATCGTCGCCCTCGGCGAGCACGCGAATGCCGCTCTCGCCGGCGGCAAACGCGCGCCACGCAGCGTCACGCCCGGTGCCGAGCGGGCTCACGACGCCGATTCCGCTGACGACGACCGGGTCCTTCATGCGCGACGCAGCACGAGCGAGCAGTTGTTGCCGCCGAAGCCGTACGAGTTCGAGACCGCCGTGCGAATGTCGAGCGGTCGTCCGCGTCCCGGCACGTAGTCGAGGTCGCACGCCGGATCGCGCTCGACGAGGTGCAGCGTCGGCGGCGCGAAGCGATCCTCGATCGCGAGCACGCTGACGATCGCCTCGACCGCGCCCGCGGCGCCGAGCAGGTGTCCGATCAGCGACTTGGTCGACGAGACCGCGATGCGTCCCGCCGCCTCGCCGAGCACGCGCTTCAGCGCGAGCGTCTCGCTCGCGTCGTTCTGCGGCGTGCCGGTGCCGTGCGCGTTGACGTAGTCGACCTCGTCCGGCTTCGTGCCGGCGTCGCGCAGCGCGGCTTCGAGCGCGAGCGCCGCGCCGCGCGCTTCGGCGTGTGGCGCCGTCGGGTGCGACGCGTCGCACGACATGCCGGCGCCGGCGAGCTCCGCCAGCACGCGCGCGCCGCGCGCCCGCGCGTGCTCCTCCGACTCGAGCACCAGCATGCCGGCGCCCTCGCCGAGCGACAGACCCTGGCGGCGCCCGTCGAACGGCCGACAAGGCTCCGGGCTCAGCGCCTGCAGCGCGTGGAAGCCCGAGAACGTCATGCGCGCCAGCGCGTCCGTGCCACCGGCGAGCACCACGTCCGCTGCGCCGGCGCGGATCCACGCAGCACCCATCGCGAGCGCGATCGCGCCGCTCGAGCACGCGGTCGAGGGCGCGGAGCGCGGTCCGAGCGCGCCGGTCGTCGCGGCGATCAGCACGCTCGGCGACGCCACGGTGGCCGCGGCGAGGTGCGGACGCCAGCGACGCACTTCACCTTGGGTCGAGCTGGCGCGCCGGTACGATTCGGTCTCCAGCATCCCGCCCGTCGAGCTGCCGACCGCGACCGCGACGCGCTCGGGACGTGCGAACGGCAGCTCGAGGCCGCTCTGGCGCAAAGCCTCCTCGAGCGCCAGCAGCGCGAAGCGATCGGAGCGCGAGGCGCGTCGCGCGGCCGCGCGCGACAGCAGCGACGGCGCGGGCAGGTCGCGCACCTCGCCCGCGACGTGCACGCGCAGCCCGCTCGTGTCGAAGAGCGTCACGGGCCCGATGCAGGTCGTGTCGCCGTGCAGCGCCGCGCGCAGCGCCGGTACGCCGGTACCTGCCGCCGTGACGGCGCCCATGCCGGTCACGACGACGCGAGGCCGGGTTCCGAGCTCCGCGGCCATCTCAGAGCATCGTCAGCCCGCCGTCGACCACGAGCGTCGCGCCGGTGACGTAGCGCGCCTGGTCGGAGACCAGGAACGCGACGGCGTCCGCGATGTCGTCCGGCGTCGCGAAGCGGCCGAGCGGGATGCGCCGCTCGATGTCCGTGCGCTCGTCGGCCGGCATGCCGGCGATGAGCTCGGTGTCGACGTAGCCGGGGCAGAGCGCGTTGACGGTGATCCCGTAGCGTCCCGCCTCGGCGGCGAGTGACTTGCTGAACGCGAGCAGCGCGCCTTTTGCTGCCGCGTAGTTCGACGCGCCGGCCTTGCCGAAGAAGCCGGCCGGCGACACGACGTTGACGATGCGTCCGTAGCGGCCCGCGATCATCATGCGCAGCGCGCCGCGCGCGCAATGAAAGGCGCCCTCGAGGTCGACGCGCAGCACCTCGCTCCACGCCTCGGGGCGCATCAGCATCACCAGCGCGTCGCGCGTGACGGCGGCGTTGTTGACCAGGATGTCGAGACCGCCGAACTCGCTCTTGATGGTGTCGAGCATCGCTTCGACGGCCGCTGGGTCGCCGACGTCGGCGAAGCAGGCGAGGCTGCCTTCGACCTCCGCCGCGGCCGCCAGCAGCCGCTCTCGCGAGTGCCCGGCGTTCATCGCCACCCGCGCTCCGGCGCGGGCCAAGCGGCGAGCGACGGCGAGCCCGATGCCACGGCTCGCGCCGGTCACGAGCGCCCGCTTCCCGGACAGCTCCCTTTCCATCTCGATGCCGAGAGAATACTGGACCAAGCAGCACCGTGCAGCAACAGAGATCATCGAATTCGGGTCGCGCAGGCTTCTTCGTCGAGCGCTTCGCCGCGCTGCGCCGAGCGCAGCCGGACGCAGCTTCGATACTTGACGCGGACGCCGATCGCGTCGTGACGCGCGACGTGCTGGCGCGCGAGGCGGACGCGCTCGCCGAGCGCCTCGCGCGCTCGACGACGCACGCGCAGAAGCCGGCGATCGTCGCGATCCAGCTGCCGAACGGCGCGCCGCTGATCGCGGCGGTGCTCGCCTGCTGGCAAGCGGACCTGGTGCCGATGCCGGTCGATCACGACGTCGCGCCAGCGGCGCTCGCACAGCTCTGCCGCACCGTCGGCGCGTCGCTCGTCGTGCGTTCCGGCGAGGTGCCCGATCGGCCGCTCGCGATCGAGCCGCTCGAGCACGACGCGCATGCGCTCGCGCCGGACACCGCGCTGCTCAAGGTGACGTCGGGCAGCACCGGCGAGCCGCGCGCGGTGGCGCTGACGAGTGCAGCGCTCGAGGTCGGCGTCGCGCAGATCGTCGCGACCATGGGGCTCGAGCCCGCAGACCGCAATCTCGTGACGATCCCGCTCGCGCACTCGTACGCGTTCGACAACGTCGTGCTGACGCTGCTGCGCGACGGCATGCCGGCCGTGCTGTCGCGCGACCTGACGCCGCGCCGCCTGCTCGCGGTCGCGCGCGACGCGCGCGTCACCGTGCTGCCGACGGTGCCGTTTCTTCTCGACGTGCTCGCGCGCTCGGCGCACGTCGGGCTGCCCGACCTGCGCCTCGTGATCTCCGCCGGAGCGCCGCTGCCGGTCGCGGCCCGCGAGCGCTTCGCTGCGGCGTTCGGGGTCCGTCCGCGGACGTTCTACGGCTCGACGGAGTGCGGCGGCATCGCCTTCGACCGCGAGGGTACGTCCGAAGTCCCCGAGGGCTGCGTCGGGACCCCGCTCGAGGGCGTGCGCGTCGTGCTCGAGCAGCCCGACGAGGACGGCGTCGGCCGGGTGCGCGTCCTCAGCCGCTCGACGGCGACGGGGTACCACCCCGCGGGCTCGGGCGGCGGCGGCGTCGAGCTCGGCGGCGGCAGCTTCCTCACCGCGGACCTGGGCGCGCTCGACGGGCGCGGGCGGCTGCGGCTCGTCGGCCGGGTGCGCGACGTGGTCAACGTCGGCGGCCGCAAGGTCTACCCGGTCGAGGTCGAGCGCGTGATCCGCTCCGTGCCCGGCGTGCGCGACGCGGTGGTCACGGGGGTCGCGCGCTCGCCGGTCGCGGACGCGCTGCACGCCGTCGTCGCCGCCGAGCGGCACGTGACGCGCGACGCCATCGTCGCCGCGTGCGAGCGCCATCTTGCGCGTTACAAGGTGCCGCGTACCATCGACCTGGTGGACGAGATCCCGCGCACGGCGCGCGGCAAGCTCGATCGCCGCGCGTTGGACGGGCGTCATCCCATCGGCTAAACCGGCTCGGCTCGAGCCTGGGCTCACGTAGATTCCATGACCAAGCCGGAAATCGCACGCCGCGCCAAGGAGCTGCTCGTGAGCGGGCTGCGCCTCGACGTCTCGCCCGACGACATCGTCGACTCCGAGCCGATCTTCGGCGCCGGCCTCGGCCTCGACTCGATCGACGCACTCGAGTTCGTCGTCCTGATCGAGGAGAACTTCGGTGTGTCGATTCCCGACGAGAACGTCGCACGCCAGGCGTTCGCCTCGATCGACGCGCTGGCGCAGTTCATCGAGGAGCAGCGTCAGCGAGCCGCGCTCGCTTGAGGGTGCGGTGGGTGGCGCGCGCGGTCGGCGTGCGGCACGATGACGGGATGAGCTGGCTGCCGCGGGCGCGCACCATGTGCTTGACGGTGCTGCTGGCGCTCGCATCCGCTGCGGCGCTGGCCACGGCGCCGACCGACGCCGTTTCGGCCTCGACGCCGTCGCCGCCGACCGAGCCGCACGCGACCGCGAGCGGCCCCGGCTGCGGCACCCCCGAGCGCTGCTTCGCGCGCATGACCGAGGCGCAGAAGGACGTGTCCTCGATCCGCGCCCGCTTCCAGCAGATCAAGCACGTCGCCATGCTGACCGAGCCGCTGGTCTCCGGGGGACGCTTCGTCTACCGGCGTCCCGCCAGCGTGCGCTGGGAGATGGAGACGCCCGAGGCGATGGTGGTCGAGATCGAGGGCGACGAGCTGCGCGCCGGCGCCCCGGGCAGCGTGTCGAACGTCGACGCCGGACAGGCCACGACGCTGTTCCGCGACCTCGCGATGCTGTTCACCGGCGCGGGCGACTACACGGGAGACCGCTTCACGCTCGGCCCCGGCACGCTCGGTGCGGATTCCTTCGTCTTGACGCCGCGCGATCCGTCGATCGGCCGCGTGATCGCCGCCATCGAGATCGCGCTCGACCCGCAGACCGGCGGCCCGCGCCAGGTGGTGATCCGCGAGGCGAACGGGGATCGCACCGAGATCACGCTGTCCGACGTCGAGGTCGAGCGCGCGCGCGGCGGGCCGGCGTCGTGAGGCTGCGCCGCAGCGCGCTGGCGTGGCTCGCGGCGGCGCTCGCGGTCGCCGCGCTCGCCGGCTGTGCGGCACGGCGTCCGGCGACGTCGGGCGATGGAGCAGCGGCGGGGGACGCGACGCAGGGCGCGGCGTGCCCCGATCTCTCGTCGCGCAGCGTCGAGGAGGCGATCTGCGAGCGCGACCGCGTCCGCTCGCTGCGCGCGCGCTTCCGCGCCGACGTGCAGACGTCCGACGCGACCCGCACCGCGGAAGGGGTACTCGTGTTCCGCGCGCCGGGATCGCTGCGCGTCAAGCTGTTCACCCTGGCCGGGCTGACGGTGTACGACGCGACCTGGGTCGGCGACGAGCAGCGCGTGCGCGGTGTGGTGCACCAGCCGCTGTCCGGCGGTAGCCGGACCTTCGACCTGAAGGCGGGCGACGTGCTGGACTCGCCGGAGGGCGACCTCGCGCTCGTGCTCTGGGCGCTGTGGCGGCCGCGCTGCCCGACGCCGCCCGCCGCCTCCGGGACCGAGGCGAGGGTCGACGCGGCTGCGGCGCGCGCGCAGGACCGTCGCGTGGTGGTCGTCTCCGGCGCGGTGCGCGAGGAGATCCTCGTGCGCAGCGGCGCGGGCGCGGACCCGGCGGGCGACCACGTCGTCGCGCGCTACGCGGACTACGACTGCAGCGCCCAGCCGCCGCTGCCGCGGCGCATCTCGCTCGAGGCGCCGGCGCGCGGCTGGCGCGCCGAGGTGACGATCCTCGAGCAGGCGCGCGACGTCCCGCTCGACGACGCGCTGTTCGAGGTCGGTGAGCGAGCTCCCGAGCATGGCGGAAGCTGAGCGCGCCGCGCCGGGCGGCGCGGCACCTTCGGACGACCGCACGACGCGCTACGTGCGCGCCCTCTCGCGGCGCAGCGGAACGGTGCTGCTGCTGTCGATCGTGCTCGCGCTGCTCTCCGCCCTGTCGCTGCTTCGGCTTCGCCTCGACGTCGATCTGCTCTCGATGCTCCCGCAAGGGCGCGAGCGCTTCGCGGACTACCAGCGCTACGTGTCGCGCTTCGGCGTCGCGGACATCGCCGTCGCCATGGTGCGAGCGCCGAGCTCGTCCGTCGCGATCCGCTTCGCCGCGGCGTTCGAGGACGAGCTCTCGCGCGCGCCCGAGGTGCAGGGCGTGCGGAGCCGGGTCGACCTCGAAGCGTTCTTCGCAGCGCTGCGCGCGGGCGCGCTGCCGCGGCTGCTGCCGGTCGACGCGCATGGCGAGGTCGCGCAGCGGCTCATGCCGGAGGGCATCGACGCCGCCGTCAAGAACCTAAAACGCATCCTCGCGACCCCGGGCAGCGTCGGCACGAGCGCCTACCTGGCGGGTGACCCGCTCGGGCTCGGTGCGCTGCTCGGCGACCGGCTCGCGAGCGCGCGCCCCGATCGCGCGCTCAGCCCGAGCAGCGAGTACGTGCTGTCCCCGGACGGACGTCGCCTGCTGCTGCTCATCCGACCGGCCGCGCCCGCCTACGATCTCGAAGCGGCCGAGCGCCTGGCGGCGGCGCTCTCCGCAGCAGAGCAGCGGGCGCGCGCGCGCAGCGGCGTCGGCGACCAGGTGACGGTCGCATACACCGGTGCGTTCGCGTTCGCGCTCGAGGACTCGGCGCTGCTGCGCGCCGACATGATGATCTACTCGGCGCTCGCGCTCCTCGGCGTGCTGGCGGTGTTCTACGCGGGCTACCGGAGCCTCGCGTTCCTGCCGCTCGTCACCTGGCAGATCGTGCTCGGCACGCTGGTGACCTTCGCGATCGGCCTGATCGTCGAGGGCAAGCTCAACGCGGTGTCGCTCGCCTTCGCGGTGATCTTCTACGGCCTCGGCATCGACGCCGCGATCCACTTCTACACGCGCTTCCTCGAGGAGTGGGGCGGAGCAGGACCGGTCGAGACGCCGCTCGCGCGCACGATCCGCGGGCTGTTCGCGCCGACCACGGTCGCGGCGACGACCACCGCGGCCGCGTTCGTCGTCATCGGGCTCTCGAGCTTCGCGGGGATCGCGCAGCTCGGCTTCCTCACGGCGCTCGGCATGCTGCTCAACCTTCCGGCGAGCTTCGTGCTGCTGCCCGCGCAGATCGTCGTCGCGCACCGGCGGGGCTTGCTGAGCGGCGTCGTGCGCCCGCCGGCGCCGACCGTGCGCCTCGCGTCGCTGGTCGCGTTCCTCGCGCGCCACCGGGTCGTCTTCGGCGCGCTCGCGGTCGTGCTGCTGCTCGCCGCGCTCGTGCGGGCGCGCGACGCGCGGCTCGACACGAACCTCTTCCACCTGCGTCCGAGCGAGTCGCGCGCGGCCGCGGTGCAGCAGGAGATCGAGCGCGAGTTCGGGCTCGTCGATCCGGACGGCGCGGTGCTGATCGAGTCGCCGGAAGTCGATCCGCAGGCGGTCGAGGCCGTGCTGCGCGCGAACGAGCGTGCGACCGAAGCGCTCGAGCGTCTTCGCGAGGAAGGGCTCGTCGACACGGTGCTGAGCGCCGCGGCGCTGCTGCCGTCGCGCGCGACGCAGGACGAGCGGCTGCGCGCGTGGGCGGCGCTGCCGCGCGAGCGCGCGGCCGACGAGCTCGCGACGCGGCTTGCCGCAGCGGGCTTCGACGTCACGCGGTTTTCGGACGCGCTGCGCGCGCTGCGCGAGGTGCCGGCCGCGATCGATCCGACCACGGCTCCGCTCCCCGGCCTCGAGCTGCTCTTCGAGCGTCACGTGCGTCGCGACGAGCACGGTACGGCGATCCTGCTGCCGTTCCGCCCGCGCGACGTGGACGCGCTGGAGATCGTCGCCGAGGGCTTGCCGCGCGAGATCGACGTCGACGGCGCGAGCGTCACCGTGACCGGGCGGCCGCTCATGGAGCGCGAGCTGCACGCCGCGATGCGCAGCGAGATCGTCTGGTTCATCGCCGCGGTCTCGTTCGGCAGCCTGGTGGTGATCTGGCTCCGCTTCCGCGATCTGCCGGTGACGCTCGCCGTGCTCGTCGTGCCCGCGGTGGTGGTGCTGCTGCTGCTCGCGCTGCTCGGCGCAACCGGTGTCGCGATCGACGCCGTGAGCCTGATCGTCTTCCCGATCACCGTCGGGCTCGGGGTCGACAACTGCGTCTACCTCGCCGAGCGCTGCCGCGAGACGCGCTCGCTGCGCGAGGCCGTCGCCAGCACCGGACGTCCGTTCGCGATCACCGCCGCGACCACCGCGGTCGGCTTCGGCGTGCTCGCGCTGTCGCGCTACCCGGCGCTCGCGAACCTCGGCTGGGTCGCCGCCGCGAGCATGCTGACCTGCTACGTCGCGACCATGCTGCTGCTGCCCGTCGTCCTGCCGCTGCGTCGGCTCGGCGCCGTTCCCGACGCCGCGCGTGACGACGGGATCGCGGAGGCCAACGCGTGAGCGCGACCTCGGTGCCGGCGCCGCCCGTCGAGCGTCGCGGCTACGTGCAGTGGTTGCTCGCGGCGCTCGGGCTCGCGGTGCTGGCGATGCTCGTGCACCGCGTCGGCGTCGTCGCGGTGCTCGACACGCTCGCGAGCGTCGAGCCGCGGTGGCTCGCGTTCTACGCGCTGCTCGTCACGACGCTCTACCTCGGCTTCGCGCTGCGCTGGCGCGCGCTGCTGCGCGCCTTCGGCAGCGACCTGCCGCTCGCGCGGCTCTACGGAATCCGTCTCGCCGGGCTGTCGGTCGGCTCCTTGACGCCGGCCGCGAAGCTCGGCGGCGAGCCGCTGCGCGCGTACATGCTCGCGCGCGACGGCGTCGCGCCGGGCGTCGCGATGGCGAGCGTCATCGTCGACCGCGGCGTCGAGCTGATCGCCAACGCCGTGTTCGGAGTCGCGTACTGCGCGCTGTTCGCGCTGCGCGACGTGACGACCGCGTCGCGCATCCTCGTGCCGGTTGCGGCGAGCGTCGTCGCGCTCGCGTTCGGCGTGACGACCATCCGGCGGCGGCTGCGGCGCGGCGACTCGATGGTGCCCGAGCGCTTCCACGCGGTGTTCGCACGCCTCGGCGCCGGGCCCGAGACGGTGCGCGCGACGGACGAGGCGCTGCGCCACCTGCTGTTCGCGCGCGGACGCCTGGTGCTCGGCTGTCTCGGGGTCGCGCTCGTGCTGAACGCGGTGATCCTCGCCGAGTACGCGACGCTGTTCGCGGCGTTCGGCGCGCGGCCGACGCTGCCCGAGCTCGCCGGCGCGATGCTCGGCGTCGGGCTCGCCCACGCGCTGCCGGTGCCGGCCGCGCTCGGGACGCTCGAGGGCGCGCAGGCGCTGGTCTTCGACGTGACCGGAGGTGGCACGAGCCTCGCGATCGTCGCGGCGACGGTCGCGAGGCTCCGTGACCTGGTGTGGACGGTGCCCGGGGCGCTCTACCTGGCGCTACGCGCCCGGACGTTCAGACGCGGACGATCTTGACGTCCTCGTACTCCAAGCGCTCCTCGTTCCACTGGTGCCCGGAGATGCCGGTGACACCGGTCTCGTCGACGCCGACCACGATGTAGATCGCCTCCGGGTAGATCGGCTCGCCATCGAACTTGGCCCGCGCCTCGTCCTCCTTCGAGAAGTACGCCTTGCCGTTCGGGTGGGAGTGGTAGATGCAGCGCAGCTCGTAGCGCTGCTCGTCGATGTCGCGATGGACCTGCAGCAGCTCCTTCTCGTCCATCACGTAGCCGTCGCGGCCGTCACGCGGGAAGGTCTTCGGATCCGCCTTGTGACGCTCGGTGGCGACGTTCCGGATCCGCCGGACGACCTCCACCTCGTTCTCCGTGTCGTACAGGATGAAGCCGCAGCATTCCTCCGGGTAGGTTTCGAGGGCGTGGCGCTTGATCTCGTCAAACAAGCTCTTCGCGAGACGATGCATGGCGCGGGAAGTCTACAACAAACCAGCGTAAAAGCGGAAGCGACGCGTGGCGTCGCAGGACGTCCGCCGACGCGCTCCGCAGCGCTCAGCGCGACGCCGCTCGCTCCGCCTCGTGGATGGCGTCGACGAGCCTTGCGTTGACCGGCGTCGGCACCCCGAGCTGCGCGCCGATGCGCACGATCGCGCCGCCGATCGCGTCGACCTCGGTGCGTCGACCTGCCTCGAGGTCCTGTCGCATCGAGGAGCGGTGCGCCGCCGTCGGCGGCACGAGCGTCGAATAGAAATATTCCCGGAAGCCGCTCGCGTCGCGCCACGGGAGCGCGATGCCGGCGGCTTTCGCGACCGCGAACCCCTCGTCGATCGCGGCGTCGAGCAGCGGCCGCAGCTCGGGCGACGCGACGACCTCGCCGTAGGTCAGGCCGTGCAGCGCGCCGAGCGGGTTGAGGCCGCAGTTGTAGAGCGCCTTCTCCCAGAGCAGCGGCTCGACGGCGTCGACCGCGGTCGCGGGGATGCCGGCGTCCTCGAACAGCGCCGCGATCCATCCGGCGCGCTCGCGCAGCGCCGCGTCCTCGCGCAGCGGACCGATCGCGACCGGCTGCGCGTTGACGGTGACGTGCGCGGCGCCCGGTCGCGTCACCACCGCGCCGAAGATCACGCGCCCGCCGAGCACCTTCTCGCGA
This genomic stretch from Candidatus Binatia bacterium harbors:
- a CDS encoding beta-ketoacyl synthase N-terminal-like domain-containing protein, whose amino-acid sequence is MKDPVVVSGIGVVSPLGTGRDAAWRAFAAGESGIRVLAEGDDRLATGVDPNPLPALGRAGWVRGFRPREHVRSPHLRRMDWCSRMLVAAVRQAFADAALEPLAEDARPRTALVVGSAYGNQRETEIYLDRVLTNGLGAAQPMLFPNLVLNAAAGYAAIELGIEGPNLCVAEHEASGESAIAAAWDLLASDACDVVCAAGVDEMSNFLVDQLTRRRLLHPESMTEERRQRAERTGRGARGRVVPGEGAAALVLERASHARARGRAASVELVAACVASAPASAYEFPRDADAAAARLLAVAGLEPGSVDGVVGGPTGIASRDAIEAAVRQRLAGSDASHVACCDFRRLVGDWNAAGALGAALAALALERGLLPLGDAGEQVTSPAPRRLLVAGVARGGALVPLVFGRAEDRRG
- a CDS encoding beta-ketoacyl-[acyl-carrier-protein] synthase family protein; the encoded protein is MAAELGTRPRVVVTGMGAVTAAGTGVPALRAALHGDTTCIGPVTLFDTSGLRVHVAGEVRDLPAPSLLSRAAARRASRSDRFALLALEEALRQSGLELPFARPERVAVAVGSSTGGMLETESYRRASSTQGEVRRWRPHLAAATVASPSVLIAATTGALGPRSAPSTACSSGAIALAMGAAWIRAGAADVVLAGGTDALARMTFSGFHALQALSPEPCRPFDGRRQGLSLGEGAGMLVLESEEHARARGARVLAELAGAGMSCDASHPTAPHAEARGAALALEAALRDAGTKPDEVDYVNAHGTGTPQNDASETLALKRVLGEAAGRIAVSSTKSLIGHLLGAAGAVEAIVSVLAIEDRFAPPTLHLVERDPACDLDYVPGRGRPLDIRTAVSNSYGFGGNNCSLVLRRA
- a CDS encoding 3-oxoacyl-ACP reductase family protein, producing MVQYSLGIEMERELSGKRALVTGASRGIGLAVARRLARAGARVAMNAGHSRERLLAAAAEVEGSLACFADVGDPAAVEAMLDTIKSEFGGLDILVNNAAVTRDALVMLMRPEAWSEVLRVDLEGAFHCARGALRMMIAGRYGRIVNVVSPAGFFGKAGASNYAAAKGALLAFSKSLAAEAGRYGITVNALCPGYVDTELIAGMPADERTDIERRIPLGRFATPDDIADAVAFLVSDQARYVTGATLVVDGGLTML
- a CDS encoding class I adenylate-forming enzyme family protein — protein: MQQQRSSNSGRAGFFVERFAALRRAQPDAASILDADADRVVTRDVLAREADALAERLARSTTHAQKPAIVAIQLPNGAPLIAAVLACWQADLVPMPVDHDVAPAALAQLCRTVGASLVVRSGEVPDRPLAIEPLEHDAHALAPDTALLKVTSGSTGEPRAVALTSAALEVGVAQIVATMGLEPADRNLVTIPLAHSYAFDNVVLTLLRDGMPAVLSRDLTPRRLLAVARDARVTVLPTVPFLLDVLARSAHVGLPDLRLVISAGAPLPVAARERFAAAFGVRPRTFYGSTECGGIAFDREGTSEVPEGCVGTPLEGVRVVLEQPDEDGVGRVRVLSRSTATGYHPAGSGGGGVELGGGSFLTADLGALDGRGRLRLVGRVRDVVNVGGRKVYPVEVERVIRSVPGVRDAVVTGVARSPVADALHAVVAAERHVTRDAIVAACERHLARYKVPRTIDLVDEIPRTARGKLDRRALDGRHPIG
- a CDS encoding phosphopantetheine-binding protein — its product is MTKPEIARRAKELLVSGLRLDVSPDDIVDSEPIFGAGLGLDSIDALEFVVLIEENFGVSIPDENVARQAFASIDALAQFIEEQRQRAALA
- a CDS encoding outer membrane lipoprotein carrier protein LolA — its product is MSWLPRARTMCLTVLLALASAAALATAPTDAVSASTPSPPTEPHATASGPGCGTPERCFARMTEAQKDVSSIRARFQQIKHVAMLTEPLVSGGRFVYRRPASVRWEMETPEAMVVEIEGDELRAGAPGSVSNVDAGQATTLFRDLAMLFTGAGDYTGDRFTLGPGTLGADSFVLTPRDPSIGRVIAAIEIALDPQTGGPRQVVIREANGDRTEITLSDVEVERARGGPAS
- a CDS encoding MMPL family transporter; this translates as MAEAERAAPGGAAPSDDRTTRYVRALSRRSGTVLLLSIVLALLSALSLLRLRLDVDLLSMLPQGRERFADYQRYVSRFGVADIAVAMVRAPSSSVAIRFAAAFEDELSRAPEVQGVRSRVDLEAFFAALRAGALPRLLPVDAHGEVAQRLMPEGIDAAVKNLKRILATPGSVGTSAYLAGDPLGLGALLGDRLASARPDRALSPSSEYVLSPDGRRLLLLIRPAAPAYDLEAAERLAAALSAAEQRARARSGVGDQVTVAYTGAFAFALEDSALLRADMMIYSALALLGVLAVFYAGYRSLAFLPLVTWQIVLGTLVTFAIGLIVEGKLNAVSLAFAVIFYGLGIDAAIHFYTRFLEEWGGAGPVETPLARTIRGLFAPTTVAATTTAAAFVVIGLSSFAGIAQLGFLTALGMLLNLPASFVLLPAQIVVAHRRGLLSGVVRPPAPTVRLASLVAFLARHRVVFGALAVVLLLAALVRARDARLDTNLFHLRPSESRAAAVQQEIEREFGLVDPDGAVLIESPEVDPQAVEAVLRANERATEALERLREEGLVDTVLSAAALLPSRATQDERLRAWAALPRERAADELATRLAAAGFDVTRFSDALRALREVPAAIDPTTAPLPGLELLFERHVRRDEHGTAILLPFRPRDVDALEIVAEGLPREIDVDGASVTVTGRPLMERELHAAMRSEIVWFIAAVSFGSLVVIWLRFRDLPVTLAVLVVPAVVVLLLLALLGATGVAIDAVSLIVFPITVGLGVDNCVYLAERCRETRSLREAVASTGRPFAITAATTAVGFGVLALSRYPALANLGWVAAASMLTCYVATMLLLPVVLPLRRLGAVPDAARDDGIAEANA
- a CDS encoding lysylphosphatidylglycerol synthase transmembrane domain-containing protein, which gives rise to MSATSVPAPPVERRGYVQWLLAALGLAVLAMLVHRVGVVAVLDTLASVEPRWLAFYALLVTTLYLGFALRWRALLRAFGSDLPLARLYGIRLAGLSVGSLTPAAKLGGEPLRAYMLARDGVAPGVAMASVIVDRGVELIANAVFGVAYCALFALRDVTTASRILVPVAASVVALAFGVTTIRRRLRRGDSMVPERFHAVFARLGAGPETVRATDEALRHLLFARGRLVLGCLGVALVLNAVILAEYATLFAAFGARPTLPELAGAMLGVGLAHALPVPAALGTLEGAQALVFDVTGGGTSLAIVAATVARLRDLVWTVPGALYLALRARTFRRGRS
- a CDS encoding M67 family metallopeptidase; protein product: MHRLAKSLFDEIKRHALETYPEECCGFILYDTENEVEVVRRIRNVATERHKADPKTFPRDGRDGYVMDEKELLQVHRDIDEQRYELRCIYHSHPNGKAYFSKEDEARAKFDGEPIYPEAIYIVVGVDETGVTGISGHQWNEERLEYEDVKIVRV
- a CDS encoding ketopantoate reductase family protein, yielding MPERARVVVAGAGAVGSVVGGMLAARGHDVLLIGRAPHMTEIERSGLAVTGIFGEHASRPRTATDLARADEPADVVFVAVKSHATREVADVLARWRHAPALVVALQNGLGNVETLADALGREKVLGGRVIFGAVVTRPGAAHVTVNAQPVAIGPLREDAALRERAGWIAALFEDAGIPATAVDAVEPLLWEKALYNCGLNPLGALHGLTYGEVVASPELRPLLDAAIDEGFAVAKAAGIALPWRDASGFREYFYSTLVPPTAAHRSSMRQDLEAGRRTEVDAIGGAIVRIGAQLGVPTPVNARLVDAIHEAERAASR